The following nucleotide sequence is from Pseudoalteromonas xiamenensis.
TTGTGCCTGAATTGGAGGAACATCAACGTTTCTCAAATGCTTGGACAGAGCTATTTGAACATGTTCGGGAAGCCCAAGCGCAAGGGTATCAAGTCAAGCCTGTACTTCTAGGACCAGTGACCTTTTTGTATCTTGCAAAATGCGCTAACACTGAGTTTGATAAGCTAAAACATTTAGACGCTATTCTCGTCACTTACCAATCGGTTTTATCCAAGCTTACTGAACAAGGCGTCGAGTGGGTGCAAATTGATGAGCCGATTTTAGCGCTAGAGCTTAGTGAGGAATATCGGCAGGCATTGAAAAACAGTTTTAATGCATTGAGTGAGGTGAATATAAAACTTCTGCTCGCAACGTATTTTGATAGCGTGTCCGCGTATTTTGAAGACATCAGATCGTACCCTGTTCAAGGTGTGCATTTTGACCTTGTAAACAGTGACGTAGACGCTAATGAGCTGCACGCGCTCATTCGTGAAGATCAGGTACTATCGCTTGGTGTGATAAATGGACGCAATGTATGGCGTGCCGATTTAGAAGAGGTCTATGAGCAAGTAGCTGAAGTCGCAAGAAAGAGAGGCGACAATCTGTGGATAGCGCCATCGTGTTCTTTACTCCATTCGCCTGTCGACCTAGATCAAGAAGAGACACTGAGTGAGGACATAAAGTCTTGGCTCGCCTTCGCGAAACAAAAAGGGCAAGAACTTGCGTTATTAAAAGAGGCACTTTTATCTGAGGACAAAACCGCTCTCAAGGCGTATTCATCACCGGTCAAAGCGAGAGCAACGTCGAATGCAGTCAATAATGTCGATGTGCAGGCAAGAGTGGCGGCGTTGACGGTTGACGACGGAAGACGTTTATCGCCATTCGAGCAACGTATCGTCAAACAAAAGATGCATTTACGTTTACCACTATTGCCAACCACTACAATCGGCTCTTTTCCTCAAACGTTGGCGATACGACAGGCTCGTCGAGATCTTAAAGCTGGTCGATTGGATGAGAGTGAATATCGAATACAAATGGAAGCGGAGATCCGTTATGTTGTAGAAGAACAGGAGGCGCTTGATATTGACGTTTTAGTTCATGGTGAAGCTGAGCGTAACGATATGGTTGAATATTTCGGCGAACAACTTGATGGCTTTGCATTTACACAGTTTGGTTGGGTGCAAAGCTATGGGTCACGATGTGTAAAACCGCCAATTATTTGGGGAGATGTGTCGAGACCAAATCCAATGACGATTGGTTGGACAACCTACGCTCAGTCGCTTACCGCTAAAAAAATGAAAGGCATGCTGACAGGACCTGTGACCATTTTATTCTGGTCATTTGTTCGAGATGACTTAGATAAAGCTACGATAGCGAAGCAAATTGGTTTGGCGATAAGAGACGAAGTTTTGGATTTGGAAAAGGCAGGTATTGATATTATCCAAATTGATGAACCCGCATTTCGAGAAGGTATGCCACTAAAAAGAAAGCAATGGTCACATTATTTAGACTGGGCTGCATATGCCTTCAGAGTCAGTGCGAGTGGGGTTAAAGACCAAACTCAAATCCATACCCATATGTGCTATGCGGAATTTAATGACATTATAGAAGCGATTGCTGACATGGACGCTGATGTGATTACTATAGAGACATCTCGTTCAAATATGGAGTTGCTTAGTGCGTTTGAATCATTTGACTATCCAAACGACATTGGCCCTGGTGTCTATGACATTCATTCTCCCAATATTCCAGAGGTTGAATGGATTAAATCACTTATGAACAAAGCGGCTCAGAAAATACCGGTAGAACGTTTATGGGTTAACCCGGATTGCGGTTTAAAAACGAGAGCCTGGCACGAAACCCGCGAAGCACTCAGAAATATGGTAAGCGCAGCTGAAGGCATTGCGCGAGGAGCCTCAGTGTTAAGCCTCGTGAGTAAAGCGCAAAAAGGAATCGTTTAACACTCACACTGCGCCAATTAGCGCAGTGTGACAAAAAGAAACGAACGTGATAGCAAACAAACGTGAAAAAACAGTTAGAGGTGTGCTTCTTCTTGATGTTCGTATTCTTGATAAAAACGATACGCTTCTTCTTTTGGCAGAGGTTTAGAGACTAGGTAACCTTGACCAAATTGGCAGCCTTTACGTTTTAACAACGCCCACTGCTTCGGATTTTCGATACCTTCCGCAACAACGTCTAAATCAAGTGATCGTGCAAGCGATAGAATCGCGTCGACCAAAGGATTTGCCCGATTGGTTAATTGGTCGACAAAACTCTTATCAATCTTAATGACATGGATTGGTAACTGATGTAGATAACCAAGCGCTGAATAACCTGTACCAAAATCGTCGAGGTAAAGCTTCACCCCCATAGGTTCTAGACCTTTGATAATCTTAGTGGCTAAACTCAGGTTTTCAATCAGGCCAGACTCTGTGATCTCTAAACTCAGGCTGCCCATCTTCAAGTCGTAATCTTCGTAAAGTTGGTGAATATATTTCACAAAGTCGAGACTCGCAAAGTGGCGAGATGACACATTTACCGTTACTCGAGTCAGCATGCCTTCACATTGCCAAGCGTAAAGCTGCTTAGCGGCAAGGCGTAACAGATGCAAATCAAGTTCCATGATCTGACCGGTTTGTTCTGCCACAGGAATAAATTCCATCGGTGACACAAGACCATTTCTTGGATGATGCCAACGCACGAGCGCTTCAAAACTGATCACTTTAGGATTGTTGAGGCTGAAAATTGGTTGGTAATATAATTCAAACTCTTGATTTTTAATGCCTGTTTGAAGGTCATTTTCAATGTCTGCTTGGCGTTTTAGCTTCTTCCGCATGGCGTTATTGAAGTAACGAATTTGGCCTCGACCACTGCTTTTTGCTTCGTACATTGCTGCATCAGCTTGTTGCAGTAACTCGAGGGCTTTGTCATCGACATTATTTGTAAACGCAACGCCAATGCTTGCGGAAGCTTGTAAAACGTGACTATCAATTTGTATTGGTTTAGAAAGCGCCAATATTATCCGTTCAATCGCGATGGCCACTTGCTGTTTACTGTTAACGTTTTCCATAAAAATCGCAAATTCATCACCACCAAGGCGCGCAAAGGTATCTGTTTTACGAATGCACGACTTAATTAAGCCACATATCGCGACTAAAAAACGATCGCCGACATCATGACCCAAAGAGTCATTGATACTCTTAAAGCGGTCAAAGTCCAGATAAAGTAATGCATGAAGTTGCTCAGACGCTTTCCTGTCAAGACACAAAATAGCGTGTTTCATGTGTTCTATTAGTAGATAACGATTGGCAAGCCCCGTGAGTTCATCGTGCAATGCTCGATGTTCCAAAGCTCGCCTAGAGAGTTGACGGTCAATTGCCATCGCGACTTGTCGGCTGATGTAGGTCAGAATGCTTTGATGGTGTTCGTCATAGGTCGATTCACTGTGATAACTCTGTATAACGATCACGCCTTTGACATTATCATTGACTTGAAAAGGGACGCCAAGCCACGACTTGGGTGCTCGTCCAACAAGGGTAAAATCACCAGCTTCTATGTGTGCATGAAATTGTGACTCGCTACATAGCAGGGATTGCCCCTTTGTTAACAAATAATATGATGCTGTGTTTTTTAGTTGGTCTTTAGACACTCGATGATGTGCATCACATTTGATGCCGGCTTCGACAAGAAAATCGATTTCTAAGGCATCTTGAGTGGTGTCATAAAGTCCAATAAAAAAATTATCGGCAGGCAGCAACGCGCTGATTACTTGATAAATATCATCATAGAATTGGTCGAGCTTACGCGAGCCGTAGGTAACGTTGGCAATTTTCAATAGTGACTGTTCTATTAATTGCGCTTCGTTTAGCTGCTTTACCGTTGCTTGAAGGTTTGCAAAAGTACGTAGTTGGTAGATTTTTGCGCTAAGTAAGTGTGCAACGGTTGATAAAATTTGAATGTGTGCTTCGGTAAAGTAATCTCGCTCAGGGTGTTCGCAGTCGATGACACCTAAGGTTTCTGATTCGTAAACTAAAGGGACACATAGTTCCGATAGTGCCGGACGAGAATCTGCGACGTAGCGGGCTTCTTGTGACACATCACCGCTGACAAACGGTTGTTGGCTGGTTGCAACAAAACCTGTTATTCCTTCAGAAATAGGAATTTGGGTCACTTCAATTTGGTAGGGCGTGTCGCTTAGTGCACGTGTCGCGTCGTTATCGCTTAAATGCATCGATGTGTCGCTTGGCATGGTATATCCAACGCCCATCGACGCGACTTCCTGCAACATTGAGCTCGATTTGTCGGTCAAATAAATAACGCAGTCTACGAAACCGAGTTTGCTAACGACTTCGCGTGTAACGTAATCAAAGAGTTCATCCAGTTGCGTGATGTGCAATAAACTCGATGAAAACTGATTGATGATAGCAAGCTGTTCCGTTTTCGATTCTAGTTTTATTTTTTTTTCAGAAAACATAACAACACCGAAGAAAGAGTGAGACGATAAGTTAACTTACTTGTCACTAAAATGACAAATAATCTCGAGTTTTCCGCGTAAAAAAATGTGTAAATTTCATGCCAGCGTTGTCATTTCCCCGTGTTGGGCTTTACACCTTAGTAGCAACTGCCTATGATCGTGCAAACTCACCGTTGGAAAAAGGCAATGACGAATAAAACAGAGCGAATTACGATTACCAGACCGGACGATTGGCATATTCACTTGCGCGATGGCGCGGTGTTAAAAGACACAGTACGAGATGCAGGTCGTTACATGGGCCGTGCGATTATCATGCCCAATCTTGTCCCTCCAGCAACAGATACTGCTACGGCGTTGGCGTATCGTGAACGTATTATAGCCGCGAGAGAAACCGGTTCATTTGAACCTCTTATGGTACTTTATCTAACGGACAAAACATCTCCAGAAGAAATAAAAAAAGCGAAAGCAACTGGACATATTGTCGCCGCAAAATTGTATCCAGCTGGTGCAACGACCAATTCAGATTCTGGAGTTACTGATATTGAGAACATTTATCCTGTTCTGGAAGCGATGCAAGAAGTAGGCATGCTACTTTTGGTGCATGGCGAAGTAACGGATTCCAGCATAGACATTTTTGACAGAGAAAAAGTGTTTTTGGAAACGAAATTAGCAAAAGTAGTTAATGCATTCCCTAATTTAAAGATTGTATTAGAACACATTACCACAAAAGATGCCGTCGAGTTTGTCGAAGCTGCGTCAGAGAATGTGGCGGCTACAATTACGGCACACCATTTGTTGTACAATCGCAACCATATGTTGGCTGGTGGCATTCGCCCACATTTTTATTGTTTACCGATATTGAAACGCAATCTTCATCAGCAAGCGCTTATTGCAGCGGCGACAAGCGGTAATAAAAAGTTTTTCTTGGGTACCGATTCGGCTCCACATGCTAAAGATAAGAAAGAAGCGGCCTGTGGTTGTGCAGGTGCTTATACCGCTCACGCGGCCATTGAGCTGTATGCTGAAGCGTTTGAGGATGCAAACGCGTTAGACAAACTAGAAGGGTTTGCTAGTTTCTTTGGTCCGGATTTTTACGGTTTGCCAAGAAATTCAGATTTTATCACGTTGGAACGTGAGAGCTGGGACGTACCAGAGTCTTATCCTCTGGGGGACAGCAATGTCGTTCCGATTAAAGCCGGTGACCAAATACATTGGACGGTAAAATAGAATAAAAGCACCTTCGGGTGCTTTATTTTTATATAATTC
It contains:
- the metE gene encoding 5-methyltetrahydropteroyltriglutamate--homocysteine S-methyltransferase, which translates into the protein MALIHNLGFPRIGKRRELKFAIEAYWEGKLSQQALLAKGYEIRKENWALQAHSGIELLPVGDFAWYDHVLNTALMLDVIPKRHRQETKDVDIDTLFRIGRGRAPSGCACTASEMTKWFNTNYHYIVPELEEHQRFSNAWTELFEHVREAQAQGYQVKPVLLGPVTFLYLAKCANTEFDKLKHLDAILVTYQSVLSKLTEQGVEWVQIDEPILALELSEEYRQALKNSFNALSEVNIKLLLATYFDSVSAYFEDIRSYPVQGVHFDLVNSDVDANELHALIREDQVLSLGVINGRNVWRADLEEVYEQVAEVARKRGDNLWIAPSCSLLHSPVDLDQEETLSEDIKSWLAFAKQKGQELALLKEALLSEDKTALKAYSSPVKARATSNAVNNVDVQARVAALTVDDGRRLSPFEQRIVKQKMHLRLPLLPTTTIGSFPQTLAIRQARRDLKAGRLDESEYRIQMEAEIRYVVEEQEALDIDVLVHGEAERNDMVEYFGEQLDGFAFTQFGWVQSYGSRCVKPPIIWGDVSRPNPMTIGWTTYAQSLTAKKMKGMLTGPVTILFWSFVRDDLDKATIAKQIGLAIRDEVLDLEKAGIDIIQIDEPAFREGMPLKRKQWSHYLDWAAYAFRVSASGVKDQTQIHTHMCYAEFNDIIEAIADMDADVITIETSRSNMELLSAFESFDYPNDIGPGVYDIHSPNIPEVEWIKSLMNKAAQKIPVERLWVNPDCGLKTRAWHETREALRNMVSAAEGIARGASVLSLVSKAQKGIV
- a CDS encoding bifunctional diguanylate cyclase/phosphodiesterase, which produces MFSEKKIKLESKTEQLAIINQFSSSLLHITQLDELFDYVTREVVSKLGFVDCVIYLTDKSSSMLQEVASMGVGYTMPSDTSMHLSDNDATRALSDTPYQIEVTQIPISEGITGFVATSQQPFVSGDVSQEARYVADSRPALSELCVPLVYESETLGVIDCEHPERDYFTEAHIQILSTVAHLLSAKIYQLRTFANLQATVKQLNEAQLIEQSLLKIANVTYGSRKLDQFYDDIYQVISALLPADNFFIGLYDTTQDALEIDFLVEAGIKCDAHHRVSKDQLKNTASYYLLTKGQSLLCSESQFHAHIEAGDFTLVGRAPKSWLGVPFQVNDNVKGVIVIQSYHSESTYDEHHQSILTYISRQVAMAIDRQLSRRALEHRALHDELTGLANRYLLIEHMKHAILCLDRKASEQLHALLYLDFDRFKSINDSLGHDVGDRFLVAICGLIKSCIRKTDTFARLGGDEFAIFMENVNSKQQVAIAIERIILALSKPIQIDSHVLQASASIGVAFTNNVDDKALELLQQADAAMYEAKSSGRGQIRYFNNAMRKKLKRQADIENDLQTGIKNQEFELYYQPIFSLNNPKVISFEALVRWHHPRNGLVSPMEFIPVAEQTGQIMELDLHLLRLAAKQLYAWQCEGMLTRVTVNVSSRHFASLDFVKYIHQLYEDYDLKMGSLSLEITESGLIENLSLATKIIKGLEPMGVKLYLDDFGTGYSALGYLHQLPIHVIKIDKSFVDQLTNRANPLVDAILSLARSLDLDVVAEGIENPKQWALLKRKGCQFGQGYLVSKPLPKEEAYRFYQEYEHQEEAHL
- the pyrC gene encoding dihydroorotase — encoded protein: MTNKTERITITRPDDWHIHLRDGAVLKDTVRDAGRYMGRAIIMPNLVPPATDTATALAYRERIIAARETGSFEPLMVLYLTDKTSPEEIKKAKATGHIVAAKLYPAGATTNSDSGVTDIENIYPVLEAMQEVGMLLLVHGEVTDSSIDIFDREKVFLETKLAKVVNAFPNLKIVLEHITTKDAVEFVEAASENVAATITAHHLLYNRNHMLAGGIRPHFYCLPILKRNLHQQALIAAATSGNKKFFLGTDSAPHAKDKKEAACGCAGAYTAHAAIELYAEAFEDANALDKLEGFASFFGPDFYGLPRNSDFITLERESWDVPESYPLGDSNVVPIKAGDQIHWTVK